GGGCGTATATTCGCTGAAGCTCGACGGCGTGTCTTTGAGCATCGTGTCGTAATGGATGATCCCCTGATCGAGGGCGAGCGCGTATATAAAAGGTTTCAACGCGGAGCCGGGCGAACGCTTTGCGATGTTTCCGTCGACCTGCCCCTGAATGGCGTCGTCGTAAAAACGCGCCGAACCGACTGCCGCAAGCACTTCCATCGTTTCGGAATCGGCGAGAAGGACTGCGGCGTTCGCAATGCCCAAATGCCGCTTTCGATTGATAAAAAAGCGGATGCGCGATTCAACGAGTTCCTGCAAATTCGAATCGATTGTCGTCTTAATAATTTTTTGCGGATGCGCGCGATGCGGTCTTTGCAATTCGAGCATACGGGTATAGTGCGGCGCTTCGTCGGGAAAGGTGCAGACGAGCTGAGGGTGAGATGCGACAAAAGAACGCTCGCCGCTTGCCGCCGGACGCTCCTTTATCCATTCGTCGAAGAGAGAGAGTCTCGCGTCAATGAGTTCGTCCGGAACATGAGATGCGGAGGGACATCGCTTTGCGGGATTTTGAGGAAGCACGCAGAGCATGAGGCGCTGCGGCAAATCCGTCTTTTCAATGCTCTTTCCGAAAAAATAATAAGAAGCCGCTTCGAAGCCCTCGATGTTTTTTCCGCAGGGCGCGAGGTTGACGTACGCATCGAGTATGTCCTGTTTCGAATACAAAACTTCGAGACGGAGCGCTAAAAAAATCTGCGCGAGTTTTCCGGGAATGCTTCGCGTGTACAGGCGGTATTTCAACTTCGCCGTCTGCATCGTAATCGTCGACGCGCCTATAACGCGCGATCGCTTTACGTAGGTTTCCCAGCCCGCGCGTATGAGGGATGCGGGGTTGATACCGTGATGCAGGTAAAAACGCCGGTCTTCCCGAAGCAAAAGCGCTTCGAGAAATTCTTTCGGAAATTCCGTAACGGGTTTATAAATGCGAAAGCGTTCGTCCGGAGTGAGGTATACGCGGAGTAGTTTTCCGTTCCGGTCGGCATAGGCGCCTGAAAAAGAGATGCCGTCGAGGATGCCGTTCGCTTTGCTGCGGACGACATCGACAACGCAAAAAAGCAGCAGCGCTCCCGCAACGCCGAGAGCTGCCGCATGACGCTTTTTCATTTATCGGAGATCGTTATGCTTTTTTGCGGACGGAGCGCGCGCTGCGTGCCGTCGTACATCGCTTCGGCAAAGAGCGGCGGCACCGTGTACTTCCCTGCGTTGACGGCTCGCACTTTGTACGTGAACGTTTTAAGTTCCTGCGTCACCGTGCCGAAGAGCACGAGGCGGTCTTCGCGTATGTCGACATAATCGGGTTCCCAGCCGGTATCGCTTTCGCGTACGGACGCGATATCCGCTTCCAAACCGCACGGCAGCATATCGACGACGGCGACGTTGCGTATCGATTTGTTTTTCGTCGAACGGACATTCACTCTTACCGTCACTTCATCGCCGAGTTTTACCGCATCGATTTTTTTGCCGTCCGCATCGACAAATTCGCGGTACACTTCGATGCCGTCTTTCGTTTCGCCTGAGGGGATATCGTGCAAAAATCCGCCCTGCGTCACTTGATAAAAGAGATTCGTCTTTTCGTCGTTCGTCAAGCGAAGCTTTTGCGCATCGGAAGAGAACTCGGCGGTAAAGACTTTTTCGCCCTGCGGCGTAAGAGTCTTCGTCGTTTTGCCCGCTTCCTGTGTAACGGTAAATTTTCCCGTTTCAGATGTGGGCATTGCCGCGAGATAACTTTTTATCGCGATGAGCGTCATCGCGGCCGAAAGGGATGCGTAACGGCGATGAACGATTTCGCCTTCGATCGATTCGAGCAGATGTGCGGAAACGGCGGAAAGTTTTTCCGGATAATATTCCGAAATGAGGTAGAGGTACGCCGATTTGAAATACAAGTCATCTTCGAAAAAGCCGATGGGATCGGCCGTTTTGACACCGCGTTTTACGCGCGAAACGAGCTTTTCGCCTTCCGACGCCATGCCGAGCATTTTATAAGAGGCGGCGAGGAAAACGCCCGCAACGGAAGCTTTATCGTCGCGATCCATATCTTTACGCAGAGAATTGATATAATCCGTCGTCACCGTTTCATTCCGCGTGAGTACGTAAACGCAGAACGCGCGGCCGTATACGCCGCCGTCCGTGTCGGCCGCCCTCTTTTTCAAAACGCCGAGCAGATTGTTAAAAAACACGTCGGGGACGTAATAGCCGTTTTCGCGTGCGTCGGTTAAAAACATTGCACAGTATGCGTCGAGCGCAGCCCAGCTTTCCGAACGGTGCGTCCAAAATCCGATCGACCCGTCCGACTTTTGTCTCGACTGAAGAGCTGCGACGACATTGTCGATCGCTTCCTGCGCGTCCGCTTTCGTTTTGCCCGACTCTTTGAGCAAGTCGGGGAACAGGTACGGGTAGGCCATACTCACTTGCTGCTCAGAACAGCCGTACGGATATTTTTCGAGATAAAACTGCAAGCCCTTTGCCAGTCCGCTCGGCAGATACGAAAGCGCGATTTCCCGCGTCGCGTATTCGTTGTACATTTTTTTATCGACGTCGACGCTCGCTTTGTCTTTTGTGACGCGCCCGCTCGTCAGCCATACCTGATACGGCATGGACGGACGGACGCTCATCGAGGAAGTGATGCGCGACGAATGAGAAGCGCCCTTTGCAGTAAATGCGATATCCGCAGCTCCGAGTACGTCATTCGTTTTTATGCCGAACGTCGCCGTCGCATCCCGTCCTTCGGGAATCTTGAGCGTTACCGACTGCGCGGATGTGATCGAAAAGTGAGCGGTCGGAACGGCGCTGAGCACGACGGATGCATCGCTGCCCGAACCCTTATCGTTGTTCGTTACCGTCACCGATATGTCGAAAGTATCTCCGGGAGAGGCGAAGGTCGGAGCATTCGGCACGATGACGTAAGTGTCTTTTATCTCCGACGACGCCTGTGCGACGCCTATCGACTCGGACGATACGGCTACGGCCATAACGCGGAGGCTTCCGTTGAAGTAATCGGGAATGCGATACGTAAGATTTCTCTTTTGAGGTCCCGTATCGACGATACCCGACCAATAGGCGACCGGCTCGTTTTGTTTTCGCTTAAAAGGATTCAAATTGTGCGCGAGCAGCTCGTAGTCTCCGCCGCCGCCTGCCGCAGCGAGCGTACGGAGGATATTGTATTCGGGCAAAACCAAATCGAGCACTTGAGACGTCGAAACTTCGAGCGCGCGCTTTTTAAAAAAGTATGCAAGCGGATCGGGCGTCTTATAGTGTGCAACTTGCAAAATACCTTCGTCGATCGCCATGACGACGATTTTTCCCGGCCTCTTACTCGAATACGAAATCGTATAATCGGTTCCGGGCTTCGCTTCACGCGCTACGTCGAGCGTGATTTCGTTTGTACGCCGTTCGAGGCTGACCGAAAACGGAACGGCCGCATAGCAGAAGGGGCTCATGTAGATTTCTTCGGAGTCGTAGGAGCGCGCGTACATGATCGTGATATAGCCGTTCCCTTCAAGTCCCTGCGGAATCGCGATCGACTGCAGCGAGGACGCACCGTCGGAACGGAACCATTTGTACGTATACACTTTATCGCGTTCGACGGCGATGAGACCGCTTCCCGCATACGGCGCTTTGATAAAAATCTGTGCCGTTTCTCCCGGACGGAAATCGCTTTTTTCCATCTTTACTTCGAGCTCTGCGGTACGCGACAGGCTTCGCTGCAAATTCTTTTCGCCGATAACGGAAAACGGAGTTTTATTAAATTCGAGCCCCGCACCGTTTTTGAGCGTCAGCGTAAAATCGCCTTCATCCGAAACGGGCAGGCGATATTTCAATCCCGCTTCGGGGATCGTAACCGTTTTCGTAAATACCGGATATTCTTTTTTTACCGATTGATATTTATACGCGCCGTTCGGCTGCTTGACGAGCACGGACACGTAGCGGTTTTCCGTCACGGCAAGTTCGACTCCCGACACCGCTCTCTGTTTGAGGTCGGGGCCGACCGCGATGAGCGTCAGTTCGCGCGCCGAATCCTTTTTGATGTACGAAAGATCGCCGTCGGCTTTTACGCCGATGAGATATTCGAGCGGGGAAACGTACACCGACGACTGTGAAGAGACCGCGCGGCCGCTGCCTTTTTCGTAACCGTCGGCCGTAAAGGTCATGCGGTACGACGCTTTGGCAAATTTTTCGACGTCGAGCG
This Treponema socranskii subsp. buccale DNA region includes the following protein-coding sequences:
- a CDS encoding alpha-2-macroglobulin family protein encodes the protein MGKIAWSKIFGTYEAPEWMKAIGRFFFRNKAGFKKARKIALISLASLVGLIVLAVAGLFAWAFISSKMPLKMEIGYSVEEPDLLENAKDPLVVSFNGSAAKIDDADKIVAGGITMKPDMAGEWRWIGSDELVFTPSEPWPLGTQYQISFSKKDFADHVKIRSYTAKFSTDDFYAEIEDEEFCIDAADPAKKYISFSLRANFPINSDGIEKLVSLSPDMKNPKSGTFEKRSYTVTAGLSDDKRTAFFASEPLGVPAKDVTMNIAIAAGIKSTSGGSPLKKMTASVTVPGSSSYAKIESIDFTLVKNDAQEYEQVIAIETTAKISADNLQSALSVYELPQDKPAEPGRRGAKDYEWYSEEEVTDTVIKNSKALSFTALPSELEYDTMHSFVIDAKPGAYLYVAVKDGAKFYGDYYLTDPYEEVVKVRSYPKETTILSDGTIISMRGSKKIPVLTRGVDKVYYTVWRMQSDEINHIASMSNGDMKNFSFNYDYIFNQNNVSAVYRSDASVAATSAKKPSYTNFDFSGYLNSIPSQHLKYGLFLFRVSSEKNGSGDERLILVTDQGIIVKKNADKTCDVFVQSIATGRPVAGSEIRVVALNGDTLASGVTASDGHVTLPSLSMNNKEHRPVAYTAINGGDFAFMPYADYGRSLDYSDFNTGGEYGALDPDAIHTYIFSDRGIYRPGDTAKLGLIVKAGNWAKSLAGTPLAYVVTDPNGTEIVDKEFALNDAGFEEIKFSTQSYSPTGEYNVSAYFRKQRSDGKIERVFLGNETVKVEEFLPDTLSISTAFDPLPALGWIRPAKLTGVVKLRNLFGTVAAGNKVSAEISLAPGYMRFPQYRGYVFSDPYTGKDSYTETLDEKTTDDEGRAEFALDVEKFAKASYRMTFTADGYEKGSGRAVSSQSSVYVSPLEYLIGVKADGDLSYIKKDSARELTLIAVGPDLKQRAVSGVELAVTENRYVSVLVKQPNGAYKYQSVKKEYPVFTKTVTIPEAGLKYRLPVSDEGDFTLTLKNGAGLEFNKTPFSVIGEKNLQRSLSRTAELEVKMEKSDFRPGETAQIFIKAPYAGSGLIAVERDKVYTYKWFRSDGASSLQSIAIPQGLEGNGYITIMYARSYDSEEIYMSPFCYAAVPFSVSLERRTNEITLDVAREAKPGTDYTISYSSKRPGKIVVMAIDEGILQVAHYKTPDPLAYFFKKRALEVSTSQVLDLVLPEYNILRTLAAAGGGGDYELLAHNLNPFKRKQNEPVAYWSGIVDTGPQKRNLTYRIPDYFNGSLRVMAVAVSSESIGVAQASSEIKDTYVIVPNAPTFASPGDTFDISVTVTNNDKGSGSDASVVLSAVPTAHFSITSAQSVTLKIPEGRDATATFGIKTNDVLGAADIAFTAKGASHSSRITSSMSVRPSMPYQVWLTSGRVTKDKASVDVDKKMYNEYATREIALSYLPSGLAKGLQFYLEKYPYGCSEQQVSMAYPYLFPDLLKESGKTKADAQEAIDNVVAALQSRQKSDGSIGFWTHRSESWAALDAYCAMFLTDARENGYYVPDVFFNNLLGVLKKRAADTDGGVYGRAFCVYVLTRNETVTTDYINSLRKDMDRDDKASVAGVFLAASYKMLGMASEGEKLVSRVKRGVKTADPIGFFEDDLYFKSAYLYLISEYYPEKLSAVSAHLLESIEGEIVHRRYASLSAAMTLIAIKSYLAAMPTSETGKFTVTQEAGKTTKTLTPQGEKVFTAEFSSDAQKLRLTNDEKTNLFYQVTQGGFLHDIPSGETKDGIEVYREFVDADGKKIDAVKLGDEVTVRVNVRSTKNKSIRNVAVVDMLPCGLEADIASVRESDTGWEPDYVDIREDRLVLFGTVTQELKTFTYKVRAVNAGKYTVPPLFAEAMYDGTQRALRPQKSITISDK